From the genome of Campylobacter concisus, one region includes:
- a CDS encoding tRNA dihydrouridine synthase, with translation MIDFSKKPLFLAPLAGFSDLPLRSVVKKFGCDVTVSEMISANALVYESSDKTLEMLKKSSNEEPYVVQIAGSDIENIKKAVKIINKFDGIYGLDLNCGCPVPKVVRQGAGSALLNDLDKLQNIISAIKSVSNKESLSVKFRLGFNDKNEEKIAKACEEAGANYIAVHGRTRAGGYSAKVDYEAIARVKASVKIPVVANGDINAQNADEILNLTKCDALMIGRASIGNPWIFHEIKTRNSVDKTLKQEIILAHFDAMIEHYGEHGLCIFRKHLHQYSKGIDGATTFRNDINFIKDVTAMRERIREFFA, from the coding sequence ATGATAGACTTTAGCAAAAAGCCACTTTTCTTAGCACCTCTTGCTGGCTTTTCTGACTTGCCACTAAGAAGCGTAGTTAAGAAATTTGGCTGTGATGTCACTGTTAGCGAGATGATCAGCGCAAATGCCTTGGTCTATGAGAGTAGTGACAAAACTCTTGAAATGCTTAAAAAATCCTCAAACGAAGAGCCATACGTCGTCCAGATAGCTGGCAGTGACATAGAAAATATAAAAAAAGCCGTAAAGATAATCAATAAATTTGATGGGATTTATGGGCTCGATCTAAACTGCGGCTGCCCTGTGCCAAAGGTCGTTAGACAAGGTGCGGGATCGGCTTTGTTAAATGATCTTGACAAACTTCAAAATATAATCTCAGCCATAAAAAGTGTCTCAAACAAAGAGAGCCTAAGCGTTAAATTTAGACTTGGTTTTAACGACAAAAATGAAGAAAAGATAGCAAAAGCATGCGAAGAAGCCGGCGCAAACTACATCGCGGTACATGGTCGAACCAGAGCTGGGGGATACAGCGCAAAGGTTGATTACGAAGCGATCGCTAGAGTAAAGGCGAGTGTAAAAATTCCAGTCGTTGCAAATGGCGATATAAATGCACAAAATGCAGATGAAATTTTAAACCTTACAAAGTGTGACGCCCTAATGATCGGCAGAGCAAGCATCGGCAACCCTTGGATATTTCACGAGATAAAGACTAGAAATAGCGTGGATAAGACGCTAAAACAAGAGATCATACTGGCTCACTTCGACGCTATGATCGAGCACTACGGCGAGCACGGACTTTGCATATTTAGAAAGCATTTGCATCAGTACAGCAAGGGCATCGACGGTGCAACAACCTTTAGAAACGATATAAATTTCATCAAAGACGTGACAGCGATGAGAGAGCGCATAAGGGAGTTTTTTGCCTAG